One Euphorbia lathyris chromosome 1, ddEupLath1.1, whole genome shotgun sequence DNA segment encodes these proteins:
- the LOC136210512 gene encoding L-Ala-D/L-amino acid epimerase-like isoform X2 produces the protein MALINSFPLTSIFDSCCNVERVFQNGRGKMVVCSLTTVISNESESKRRGFGFKNLAETFWVDVQRAEGRALNVEVNAGVGIEKLENVAIRVELMNGCVGWGEVSVVPSLTTSTNQTVALAKVKEASQFLTCSSPKILDLLLHEIAGILPGTQFASVRAGVEMALIDAVANSIDVPLWRLFGGVSNTLSTAITLPTNYPAELASKYCELGFKTFKLKMGNNIGPQIKTLQAIQTASPHISFILDASEGYTPQQAIQLLQNLHVHRDDWEGLGEVSNLARVKYGISVGVDESCQSLSDIGRVINENSAHVINVKLAKFGVIGALQVVELARKSGMHLMISSTAETRLATGFAAHLAAGLGCFKFVGLDMPFLLSEDPVICGCETSGPAYKFLNARGQGGFLKWELPSSA, from the exons ATGGCTCTGATTAATAGTTTCCCATTAACTTCAATCTTTGATTCCTGTTGTAATGTAGAAAGGGTATTCCAGAATGGGAGGGGGAAGATGGTTGTTTGTAGTTTAACGACAGTCATTTCAAATGAATCTGAATCTAAAAGAAGAGGTTTTGGGTTCAAGAATCTGGCAGAGACATTTTGGGTGGATGTACAGAGAGCAGAAGGGAGGGCGTTAAATGTGGAGGTAAATGCAGGAGTAGGTATAGAAAAGCTAGAAAATGTAGCAATTAGAGTGGAACTTATGAATGGATGTGTTGGATGGGGTGAAGTTTCAGTGGTTCCTTCACTTACTACTAGTACAAATCAGACTGTTGCTCTTGCTAAGGTTAAGGAAGCTTCTCAATTTCTGACCTGCAGTTCCCCTAAGATTTTGGATTTGCTTCTTCATGAAATTGCTGGAATACTTCCTGGAACTCAATTTGCTTCT GTTAGGGCTGGAGTTGAGATGGCCTTAATTGATGCAGTTGCGAATAGTATTGATGTGCCTCTATGGAGATTATTTGGCGGTGTATCAAATACCTTGTCCACTGCTATAACC CTTCCAACAAATTATCCTGCTGAATTGGCTTCAAAATATTGCGAATTGGGATTCAAGACCTTTAAGCTTAAAATGGGGAACAACATAGGTCCTCAAATCAAAACACTCCAAGCCATACAAACAGCTTCTCCTCATATTTCATTTATACTCGATGCAAGTGAAGGATACACTCCTCAACAGGCCATACAACTTCTTCAAAACTTACATG TTCATAGAGATGACTGGGAAGGACTTGGAGAAGTTAGTAACTTGGCCAGAGTGAAGTATGGAATATCAGTTGGTGTTGATGAAAGCTGCCAGAGTTTAAGTGATATTGGAAGAGTAATTAACGAAAATTCAGCACATGTGATCAACGTTAAACTAGCAAAATTTGGGGTTATAGGAGCCCTCCAAGTTgttgaattggcaagaaaatcAGGCATGCATTTGATGATTAGTAGCACTGCTGAGACTAGACTTGCCACAGGGTTTGCTGCTCATTTGGCTGCTGGCCTTGGTTGTTTCAA GTTTGTTGGTCTAGATATGCCATTTCTTTTGTCAGAGGATCCTGTGATATGCGGTTGTGAAA ctTCTGGTCCTGCTTACAAGTTCTTGAATGCAAGAGGTCAAGGAGGATTTCTCAAATGGGAATTGCCATCATCAGCCTAA
- the LOC136210512 gene encoding L-Ala-D/L-amino acid epimerase-like isoform X1, which produces MALINSFPLTSIFDSCCNVERVFQNGRGKMVVCSLTTVISNESESKRRGFGFKNLAETFWVDVQRAEGRALNVEVNAGVGIEKLENVAIRVELMNGCVGWGEVSVVPSLTTSTNQTVALAKVKEASQFLTCSSPKILDLLLHEIAGILPGTQFASVRAGVEMALIDAVANSIDVPLWRLFGGVSNTLSTAITLPTNYPAELASKYCELGFKTFKLKMGNNIGPQIKTLQAIQTASPHISFILDASEGYTPQQAIQLLQNLHDSGVTVAVLEQPVHRDDWEGLGEVSNLARVKYGISVGVDESCQSLSDIGRVINENSAHVINVKLAKFGVIGALQVVELARKSGMHLMISSTAETRLATGFAAHLAAGLGCFKFVGLDMPFLLSEDPVICGCETSGPAYKFLNARGQGGFLKWELPSSA; this is translated from the exons ATGGCTCTGATTAATAGTTTCCCATTAACTTCAATCTTTGATTCCTGTTGTAATGTAGAAAGGGTATTCCAGAATGGGAGGGGGAAGATGGTTGTTTGTAGTTTAACGACAGTCATTTCAAATGAATCTGAATCTAAAAGAAGAGGTTTTGGGTTCAAGAATCTGGCAGAGACATTTTGGGTGGATGTACAGAGAGCAGAAGGGAGGGCGTTAAATGTGGAGGTAAATGCAGGAGTAGGTATAGAAAAGCTAGAAAATGTAGCAATTAGAGTGGAACTTATGAATGGATGTGTTGGATGGGGTGAAGTTTCAGTGGTTCCTTCACTTACTACTAGTACAAATCAGACTGTTGCTCTTGCTAAGGTTAAGGAAGCTTCTCAATTTCTGACCTGCAGTTCCCCTAAGATTTTGGATTTGCTTCTTCATGAAATTGCTGGAATACTTCCTGGAACTCAATTTGCTTCT GTTAGGGCTGGAGTTGAGATGGCCTTAATTGATGCAGTTGCGAATAGTATTGATGTGCCTCTATGGAGATTATTTGGCGGTGTATCAAATACCTTGTCCACTGCTATAACC CTTCCAACAAATTATCCTGCTGAATTGGCTTCAAAATATTGCGAATTGGGATTCAAGACCTTTAAGCTTAAAATGGGGAACAACATAGGTCCTCAAATCAAAACACTCCAAGCCATACAAACAGCTTCTCCTCATATTTCATTTATACTCGATGCAAGTGAAGGATACACTCCTCAACAGGCCATACAACTTCTTCAAAACTTACATG ATTCAGGAGTTACAGTTGCTGTTTTGGAACAACCAGTTCATAGAGATGACTGGGAAGGACTTGGAGAAGTTAGTAACTTGGCCAGAGTGAAGTATGGAATATCAGTTGGTGTTGATGAAAGCTGCCAGAGTTTAAGTGATATTGGAAGAGTAATTAACGAAAATTCAGCACATGTGATCAACGTTAAACTAGCAAAATTTGGGGTTATAGGAGCCCTCCAAGTTgttgaattggcaagaaaatcAGGCATGCATTTGATGATTAGTAGCACTGCTGAGACTAGACTTGCCACAGGGTTTGCTGCTCATTTGGCTGCTGGCCTTGGTTGTTTCAA GTTTGTTGGTCTAGATATGCCATTTCTTTTGTCAGAGGATCCTGTGATATGCGGTTGTGAAA ctTCTGGTCCTGCTTACAAGTTCTTGAATGCAAGAGGTCAAGGAGGATTTCTCAAATGGGAATTGCCATCATCAGCCTAA